A region of the Oncorhynchus clarkii lewisi isolate Uvic-CL-2024 chromosome 29, UVic_Ocla_1.0, whole genome shotgun sequence genome:
TGCCGGTGGGGGGCGTGTGCATTCATTCTtttgtgtgtgtacgtctgtgtgtgtttagccACTTACTGTGTGTTTTCTCCCTCCAGGCATCGCTACACCACCACATCTCCATCGCCACAGCCCAATCAGACGAGCCCACTCAGACGAGCTCAGACAAGACCGCTAAGAGGACGCCTCACCCTCTGGACTCCAAGACCACCTCTGACGTGCTCAGGTTAGTAGGTCTCTGCTGTATGTCCTGTACCCACTGCCCATCCCATCCTACCTTCTCCTACTGTGTAACACCCCaacatctcctcttctctcactccGACACATAAGTTGTCATTGTCACTGACTTGTCCTCTATGGTGAAGTAGTAGCTGTATGCCTGCATCATGTGTAGGCTGTTGAGGACAACACTTCATCTACTATGATGTATGTTCATGTTATGTGTTCTCTAACCCCAAACCCTGGTGCTCATGTCTTGCGTCCTGCTGTAGGTTTGTGTTGGAGCAGTACAACGCCCTCTCGTGGCTGACGTGTaaccctgccacccaggaccgccgctcctgcctgcccgtccacctggccgtgctcaCACAGATGTACAATGCCATCCTCAACATGCTCTAGCGATGGGACTTACCGACAGACAGCTGAGGAAACTGAGTACTGTACAATCCATGGCCTCTGAGGTcatgtgtgcctgcctgcctgcaatGCCTCTGCCTGGACACCAGAGAGCGCTGGAGGTCTGTTTTCTTTTAATGAATGAACGCATGGGACGAGATTTATGGACCCCTTTTACACCTGGTGTTATCATGCGATCTGTGATCGAATCGTGGCCATATTTCAGTGGATTGATGGCCAAAATGGTGGCAGGAGAACAACAGATGGTCCTTGGTTGGGAAAACAAACAAACGcctatgtacagtacagagacTTTTGAACATGAACAGTTTGGTCAGCCGTGAGACCAGCCTAGTGCAATTCTTACCTTTAGAAAACGTCTCTTGTAAGATGTGGTGATGTGCCAACAACCATTGTACGTTGAAAAGGCACATACAGCctgagagagaagatggagataTCCAACTATGCCCTTTTTATTGTCATAATAGGACATTTCAGTGTTACACTTGTCATTATCAGATCAGCATTGTTGTACAGGAGGACTTTCCACCCTGTTCCTGTGAGACTGAAGATGTTTTGAAGCCATGGAGAAGACATGTTAAAGGGTGGACTATGTGAATTACAGTATGGTCCTGCATGAAGAATTGGACCTTGTCCCTTACCAGCCATGACAGTGATACCCTGGGAGCTATAAAATCATGTAGGATGGGAGCCTGGGAGTCACATGCATAAAAGTCCTGTATCTGCCCCACACTGCACAACCAGGGAACCAAATGACCACAGCAACACAGCAGCTTCTTACCTTCGATTTGACACATTTGTATAGAACTGTGGTTGTAATGACTCAAAGTTTAGTAATGAAATTCATACCAACATTCATAAGAGGGTGAAGAACACAAACATTTCCTATGAGGGGAAAAGCATTTGATAATGACACTTTTTCCTTACTTTTGGAAGTGACAGTTGTATTGCTGTAGATATGAACACACTGAATACTAGTTGACAAATCTTtatagtgtaaaaaaaaatatttgcaaaGAATTGAGACTTATTTTTAATATTTAAAACCCATTTTGAACACAGAAAAATGATCAAGGCCCTTTCCAAATTTAATATCAATCGCCTTTGGGTCGGAAATGGAAATTGTCCTTTTAAAGGAAATTGTAACAAAAATTGTTAAAATGCCATatttatatatagtatataaTGCATATaaattcaaatatatatatatgtatataaatatatatatatattacctctCTAAAACAACcacatgatggtgatggtggtgggtgTTTATACATAACTTTCTTTTTGAAGAGGCAAATACAGTATACATCTTTTATTAAAGACAATGCATTTTAGTTCTATACTTTTAAACTTTTTCAATTATTGAAATGTTGACTTTTAGCCTTTTTATTGAATCCGTTTCAGTTAAGGTTCTCAATACTGCAAAGATATATTTATAAAGTGTCTCTCTTCTCCTGCTAAATAAACTTGAAATAGGCAATAGACTTTAATGTTATGTATTTGAGAGTTACTTGGGTGTTGTATATTTAACTAATATGCTTTACTTCAGTGGTGGTCCcaaatgatgtcaagcaaaccaTCAGAAAAGCCTATTCCTTGAGCCCCTCCACTCAAATAGCCCTGCTATTTGTACAATTCCTAGCATGTTTGTATACAATTTTCAGCTGTGTTTTGGGAATTTCTCAAGGCTGTACATTTCACGTCGGTTTGATTTACTTTATATTAAGTGATTCCTATGAAGTAttttcaaatataaatatatgcaTATGAAGTCTCATTCAAATACAGCCAAGGGTGTAATGCCAATACTTGTACACTAAAGTACAAAAGAGGACAAGTTTGCAAATTTGTTACATCTGCCATCACTTTGAATATGAGACAGATCAATCTTGGAGAAGAGATCTGTGACTTTTACACTCTTTTTTTTAGTAAATTATTAAAACTCTTGACAAATGAATTccctttgagtgtgtgtgttcttctatTTGACACTGGATTCATTAATCTTTTGATATCTTTATATGATTTGGGACAGTGCCACTCAGAGTACTCTCATTAAATTTGAGACAGCCTGCGTGATTAGTCCCAGACATTGATTCCATTGGCATGTTGTCACTGATTATATGTCAAGTGCTTGGAATGGTGTGGTGTACCAATATTATGCTATCTGCCTTTAAGTAGaaaagaggaaaggggaggagagggcctGTTAGCATGTTTCAATgctttccctctgttctgtcaACACAGGAGCCTGTGAATTGGATCAACACCTCAGACCCCCGATCACATCTGCCCTCCATATTGGAGACTATGTGGGAGaaatgctgagagctgccctccatattgGAGACTATGTGCCAGACATGCTGTGAGTTGCCCtccatattacagactatgtgggagatgctgagagctgccctccatattggagactatgtgggagacatgctgagagctgccctccatattacagACTATGAGGGAGACATGCTGTgagctgccctccatattacagactatgtgggagacatgctgagagctgccctccatattacagactatgtgggagacatgctgaaaGCTGCCCTCCATACTACAGACTATgggggagacatgctgagagctgccctccatattaaagactatgtgggagacatgctgagagctgccctccatattacagactatgtgggagacatgctgagagctaccatccatattacagactatgtgggagacatgctgagagctgtaCTCCAATTTAAAaatatgtgggagacatgctgagagctgccctccatattgtcgactatgtgggagacatgctgagagctgccctccatattacagactatgtgggagacatgctgagagctaccatccatattacagactatgtgggagacatgctgagagctgccctccatattacaAACTatgagagagacatgctgagagctgccctccatattgGGACTATGTGgcagacatgctgagagctgccctccatattacaggctatgtgggagacatgctgagagctgccttTCTCATTTCAGACGATgtaggagacatgctgagagcttccctccatattacagactatgtgggagacatgctgagagctgccctccatttTACAAACTATGTGGAAGAAAtcctgagagctgccctccatattgGAGACTATGTGCCAGACATGCTGTgagctgccctccatattacagactatgtgggagacaagCTGAGAGCTGCCCTTCATATTGGAGACTATGtcggagacatgctgagagctgccctccatattacagactatgtgggagacatgctgagagctaccatccatattacagactatgtgggagacatgctgagagctgccctccatattacaAACTatgagagagacatgctgagagctgccctccatattgGGAATATGTGGCAGACATGCTGAGAGCTAACCTCCATATTACAggctatgtgggagacatgctgagagctgcccttcTCATTTCAGAcgatgtgggagacatgctgagagctgccctccatattacagactatgtgggagacatgctgagagctgccctccatttTACAAACTATGTGGAAGAAAtcctgagagctgccctccatattgGAGACTATGTGCCAGACATGCTGTGAGCTGCCCTCCATTTTACAAACTATGTGGAAGAAAtcctgagagctgccctccatattggagactatgtgggagacatgctgagagctgccctccatattacagACTATGAGGGAGAAATGCTGGGAGCTAACCTTCATATTGGacactatgtgggagacatgctgagagctgtaCTCCAATTTAAAaatatgtgggagacatgctgagagctgccctccatattgtcgactatgtgggagacatgctgagagctgccctccatattacagactatgtgggagacatgctgagagctaccatccatattacagactatgtgggagacatgctgagagctgccctccatattacaAACTatgagagagacatgctgagagctgccctccatattgGGACTATGTGgcagacatgctgagagctgccctccatattacaggctatgtgggagacatgctgagagctaccatccatattacagactatgtgggagacatgctgagagctgtaCTCCAATTTAAAaatatgtgggagacatgctgagagctgccctccatattgtcgactatgtgggagacatgctgagagctgccctccatattacagactatgtgggagacatgctgagagctaccatccatattacagactatgtgggagacatgctgagagctgccctccatattacaAACTatgagagagacatgctgagagctgccctccatattgGGACTATGTGgcagacatgctgagagctgccctccatattacaggctatgtgggagacatgctgagagctgccttTCTCATTTCAGATGATgtaggagacatgctgagagcttccctccatattacagactatgtgggagacatgctgagagctgccctccatttTACAAACTATGTGGAAGAAAtcctgagagctgccctccatattgGAGACTATGTGCCAGACATGCTGTgagctgccctccatattacagactatgtgggagacaagCTGAGAGCTGCCCTTCATATTGGAGACTATGtcggagacatgctgagagctgccctccatattacagactatgtgggagacatgctgagagctaccatccatattacagactatgtgggagacatgctgagagctgccctccatattacaAACTatgagagagacatgctgagagctgccctccatattgGGAATATGTGGCAGACATGCTGAGAGCTAACCTCCATATTACAggctatgtgggagacatgctgagagctgcccttcTCATTTCAGAcgatgtgggagacatgctgagagctgccctccatattacagactatgtgggagacatgctgagagctgccctccatttTACAAACTATGTGGAAGAAATCCTGAGAGCTACCAtccatattacagactatgtgCCAGACATGCTGTGAGCTGCCCTCCATTTTACAAACTATGTGGAAGAAAtcctgagagctgccctccatattgGGACTATGTGCCAGACATGCTGTgagctgccctccatattacagactatgtgggagacatgctgagagctgccttTCTCATTTCAGACGATgtaggagacatgctgagagcttccctccatattacagactatgtgggagacatgctgagagctgccctccatttTACAAACTATGTGGAAGAAAtcctgagagctgccctccatattgGAGACTATGTGCCAGACATGCTGTgagctgccctccatattacagactatgtgggagacaagCTGAGAGCTGCCCTTCATATTGGAGACTATGtcggagacatgctgagagctgccctccatattacagactatgtgggagacatgctgagagctaccatccatattacagactatgtgggagacatgctgagagctgccctccatattacaAACTatgagagagacatgctgagagctgccctccatattacagactatgtgggagacatgctgagtgCTGCCCTCCATATtgcagactatgtgggagacatgctgagagctgccctccatattgGAGACTATGTGccagacatgctgagagctgccctgcaTATTACATACtttgtgggagacatgctgagagctgccctccatattacagactatgtgggagacatgctgagagctgccctccttATTGGAGACTGTGGTAGAAATCCAGAGAGCTGCCCTCCATTTTACAGACtttgtgggagacatgctgagagctgccctccacattacagactacatgggagacatgctgagagctgccatCCATATTGGAGACTGTGGGAACATGCTAAGAGCTGCCCTCCACATGggagactatgtgggagacatgctgagagctgacctccacattacagactatgtgggagacatggagagagctTCCCTCCATATTGGAGACTATGGGGGAGACAtcctgagagctgccctccaattTCCAGACTATGTTGGAGACATggtgagagctgccctccatattacagactacctgggagacatgctgagagcttcCCTCCATATTACAGAgaatgtgggagacatgctgagagctgccctccatattacagactatgtgggagacatcctgagagctgccctccaatttcaagactatgtgggagacatgatgagagctgccctccatattaGAGACtttgtgggagacatgctgagagctgccatccatattacagactaggtgggagacatggagagagctGCCCTCCTTATTGGAGACTGTGGTAGAAATCCAGAGAGCTGCTCTCCATATTACAGACTTTgtgagagacatgctgagagctgccatccatattacagactatgtgggagacatgctgagagctgccctccatattgGAGACTATGTGCCAGACATGCTGTgagctgccctccatattacagactatgtgggagacaagCTGAGAGCTGCCCTTCATATTGGAGACTATGtcggagacatgctgagagctgccctccatattacagactatgtgggagacatgctgagagctaccatccatattacagactatgtgggagacatgctgagagctgccctccatattacaAACTatgagagagacatgctgagagctgccctccatattgGGAATATGTGGCAGACATGCTGAGAGCTAACCTCCATATTACAggctatgtgggagacatgctgagagctgcccttcTCATTTCAGAcgatgtgggagacatgctgagagctgccctccatattacagactatgtgggagacatgctgagagctgccctccatttTACAAACTATGTGGAAGAAATCCTGAGAGCTACCATCCATATTACAAACTATGTGCCAGACATGCTGTGAGCTGCCCTCCATTTTACAAACTATGTGGAAGAAAtcctgagagctgccctccatattgGGACTATGTGCCAGACATGCTGTgagctgccctccatattacagactatgtgggagacatgctgagagctgccttTCTCATTTCAGACGATgtaggagacatgctgagagcttccctccatattacagactatgtgggagacatgctgagagctgccctccatttTACAAACTATGTGGAAGAAAtcctgagagctgccctccatattgGAGACTATGTGCCAGACATGCTGTgagctgccctccatattacagactatgtgggagacaagCTGAGAGCTGCCCTTCATATTGGAGACTATGtcggagacatgctgagagctgccctccatattacagactatgtgggagacatgctgagagctaccatccatattacagactatgtgggagacatgctgagagctgccctccatattacaAACTatgagagagacatgctgagagctgccctccatattacagactatgtgggagacatgctgagtgCTGCCCTCCATATtgcagactatgtgggagacatgctgagagctgccctccatattgGAGACTATGTGccagacatgctgagagctgccctgcaTATTACATACtttgtgggagacatgctgagagctgccctccatattacagactatgtgggagacatgctgagagctgccctccttATTGGAGACTGTGGTAGAAATCCAGAGAGCTGCCCTCCATTTTACAGACtttgtgggagacatgctgagagctgccctccacattacagactacatgggagacatgctgagagctgccatCCATATTGGAGACTGTGGGAACATGCTAAGAGCTGCCCTCCACATGggagactatgtgggagacatgctgagagctgacctccacattacagactatgtgggagacatggagagagctTCCCTCCATATTGGAGACTATGGGGGAGACAtcctgagagctgccctccaattTCCAGACTATGTTGGAGACATggtgagagctgccctccatattacagactacctgggagacatgctgagagcttcCCTCCATATTACAGAgaatgtgggagacatgctgagagctgccctccatattacagactatgtgggagacatcctgagagctgccctccaatttcaagactatgtgggagacatgatgagagctgccctccatattaGAGACtttgtgggagacatgctgagagctgccatccatattacagactaggtgggagacatggagagagctGCCCTCCTTATTGGAGACTGTGGTAGAAATCCAGAGAGCTGCTCTCCATATTACAGACTTTgtgagagacatgctgagagctgccatccatattacagactatgtgggagacatgctgagagctgccctccatattgGAGACTATGTGccagacatgctgagagctgccctgcaTATTACatactatgtgggagacatgatgagagctgccctccatattaGAGACtttgtgggagacatgctgagagctgccatccatattacagactatgtgggagacatgctgagaattgccctccatattacagactgtgccagacatgctgagagctgccctgcaTATTACatactatgtgggagacatgctgagagctgccccccatattacagactatgtgggagacatgctgagagctacCCTCCTTATTGGAGACTGTGGTAGAAATCCAGAGAGCTGCCCTCCATTTTACAGACtttgtgggagacatgctgagagctgccctccacattacagactacatgggagacatgctgagagctgccatCCATATTGGAGACTGTGGGAACATGCTAAAGAGCTGCCCTCCACATGGGAGAcaatgtgggagacatgctgagagctgccctccacattacagactatgtgggagacatggagagagctTCCCTCCATATTGGAGACTATgggggagacatgctgagagctgccctccatataACAGACGATGTGGGAGACATCatgagagctgccctccaatttccagactatgtgggagacatggtGAGAGTTGCCCTCCATATTACAGACTAcctgggagacatgctgagagcttccctccatattacagactatgtgggagacatgctgagagctgccctccatattacagactatgtgggagacatgctgagagctgacctccatattacagactatgtgggagacatcctgagagctgccctccattttccagactatgtgggagacatgctgagagctgccctccatatgggagactatgtgggagacatgctgagagctgccctccacatTACAGACTTTGGGGGAGACATGCTCAGAGCTGCCCTCCACATTGCCGACTATGgcggagacatgctgagagctgctctCCACAatacagactatgtgggagacatgctgagagctgccctccaatttccagactatgtgggagacatgctgagagctgctctccacattacagactatgtgggagacatgctgagagctgccctccacattacagactatgtaggagacatgctgagagctgctctccacattacagactatgtgggagacatgctgagagctgccctccacattacagactatataggagacatgctgagagctgccctccaatttccagactatgtgggagacatgctgagagctgccctccaattTCCACACAATGGGGgcgacatgctgagagctgccctccaatttccagactatgtgggagacataatgagagctgccctccacattacagactatgtgggagacatgctgataGCTGCCCTCCACATTACAGACTAtttgggagacatgctgagagctgccctccatattacagactacctgcgagacatgctgagagcttccctccatattacagactatgtgggagacatgctgagagctgccctacatattacagactatgtgggagacatgctgagagctgacCTCCATATTACAGACTACGTGGGAGACAtcctgagagctgccctccattttccagactatgtgggagacatgctgagagctgccctccatatgggagactatgtgggagacatgctgagagctgccttCCATATTatagactatgtgggagacatgctgagagctgccttCCATATgacagactatgtgggagacatgctgagagctgccctccatattacagAATTGTGGGGGAGATGCTGAGAACTGCCCTCCAATTTCCAGAATATgtaggagacatgctgagagctgccctccatattacagactatgtgggagacatgctgagagctgccctccaaaTTGCCGACTATGgcggagacatgctgagagctgctctCCACAAtacagactatgtaggagacatgctgagagctgccctccaatttccagactatgtgggagacatgctgagagctgctctccacattacagactatgtgggagacatgctgagagctgccctccacattacagactatgtaggagacatgctgagagctgctctccacattacagactatgtgggagacatgctgagagctgccctccacattacagactatgtaggagacatgctgagagctgccctccaatttccagactatgtgggagacatgctgagagctgccctccatattacagactatgtgggagacatgctgagagctgccttCCATATgacagactatgtgggagacatggtgagagctgccctccatattacagactacgtgggagacatgctgagagctgccctccatattacagactatgtgggagacatgctgagagctgccctccatattacagACTACGTGGGAGACAtcctgagagctgccctccacattacagactatgggagagacatgctgagagctgccctccaaaTTGCCGACTATGgcggagacatgctgagagctgctctCCAATTtccagactatgtgggagacatgctgagagctgctctCCACATttcagactatgtgggagacatgctgagagctgccctccacattacagactatgtaggagacatgctgagagctgctctCCACATttcagactatgtgggagacatgctgagagctgccctccaaaTTGCCGACTATGgcggagacatgctgagagctgctctCCAATTtccagactatgtgggagacatgctgagagctgctctCCACATttcagactatgtgggagacatgctgagagctgccctccacattacagactatgtaggagacatgctgagagctgctctCCACATttcagactatgtgggagacatgctgagagctgccctccacattacagactatgttggagacatgctgagagctgccctccatattacagactatgtgggagacatgctgagagctgccctccaatttccagactatgtgggagacatgctgagagctgccctccatattacagactattagggagacatgct
Encoded here:
- the LOC139388170 gene encoding dynein heavy chain-like yields the protein MLRAALHITDYVGDMLRAAFHMTDYVGDMVRAALHITDYVGDMLRAALHITDYVGDMLRAALHITDYVGDILRAALHITDYGRDMLRAALQIADYGGDMLRAALQFPDYVGDMLRAALHISDYVGDMLRAALHITDYVGDMLRAALHISDYVGDMLRAALQIADYGGDMLRAALQFPDYVGDMLRAALHISDYVGDMLRAALHITDYVGDMLRAALHISDYVGDMLRAALHITDYTVVEIQRAALHITDYVPDMLRAALHITDYVGDMLRAAFHMTDYVGDMVRAALHITDYVGDILRAALHITDYGRDMLRAALQIADYDYVGDMLRAALQFPHYGGDMLRAALQFPDYVGDMLRAALHITDYVGDMLIAALHITDYGGDMLRAALHITDNVGDMLSAALHIADYVGDMLRAAVHITDYVGDMLRAAFHITDYVGNMLRAAFHMTDYVGDMLRAALHITELWGRC